One Vicia villosa cultivar HV-30 ecotype Madison, WI linkage group LG5, Vvil1.0, whole genome shotgun sequence genomic window, TTTGGATCGATACAGTTTCAAGGAACATAAGTCATGTCCTATATGTGAATCTAATACCTGTTTTCACCAACTTCGATTTGGAAAAAATATCGTTTAGCTTGGGCATTGGAAATTTCTAAAACCTAACCATCCTTATCATAGATTGTTGAAGGCTTTAAACGAAGATCAGGAGTTTGAAATCGCTCCTAAGCCTTTAGCAGGCAATGAAGTTTATCAATGACAAGAACACCTTACTGTTGTctttgaaaagaataaaaaagggcCCGCTGatagaaatattttgaaaaagagatCGGTGTACTTTGATCTTCAATATTGGTCTAACTTCGACGTAAGACATTGTCTTGATGTGATGCATATTGAGAAAAATGTCTGTGATTGTTTGATTGGAACACTTCTAAACATTCCAGACAGgactaaaaaggaaaagaaaagtgtATGCAAGTGTTTGCATGATATCAAAGTTCCACAAGGTTACTCATCAAACATCAAGAAATTTGTATCATTGAAAGATCTCAAGTTAATTgacttaaaatctcatgattgtcaaGTCTTGATACGTTAACTTCAATCAGTGGCTATCGGTGGACTCCTACCCAAAAATATAAGAGTAACTATAATCAGATTGTGCTTATACTTCAATGATATATGTTCAAAAGTTCTTGATTTCAATAAATTAGATGAATTAGAAGATGAGGCTGCAATAATCTTGTGTCAATTGGAGATGTATTTCCCTCCATCAGTTTTTGACATTATGATTCACTTAATTATACATCTAGTAAGAGAAATTAGATTTTAGTCCAGTTTATTTAAGGTGGATGTATCTAATTGAGTGATACATGAAGATCTTTCAAGGATACACGAGAATCACCATGACCAGAAGCATCAATCGTTGCAAGGTACATCACAGAAGAAATTGTTGAGTTGTGTTCAAATTATTTGTCGGAAACCTGGTTGATATAAATTCCAAAGTCAGATCATGTTGATAGATATGGAGGAAGAGGTACTCTAGGTTTAAATGTTATTTCAATGTCTCGGGATATAGTTCTTCATGTACATTTATATATATTGAATAATGTTGATGAAGTTGAACCATACTTATCTACTCATAAAAGAGTTATCAAGAAAAAATATTCCCGAATGAGTGACAAGTGGTTGTTGAAAGAGCACAGCAAGAATTTCATAAGTTAGTTTAATGAAAGGATTTATAATGATGACAGTGCATTTGAGATAATTAAATGGTTGTCATTCTTGCAAAAAATTTAATGTAGTAGTAACTTGGACTGCATATGACATTAGTAATTTTTTCTTTTATGCAAAATTAAAAGATAATCGTAATACAATTCAAAATAGTGGGTTATGGTTGAGTGTGAGCCCATGTATTTCTCTAATTCGAAAGGTAATAATCTTATTTTGTAACCTTTATCACCATTCACgttgagttttttttcttttatgtttttactcAAAACCTTCTATATTTATAAGTAAAGTCAATACCAAATTTTGGATTAGAGGGTCAATGAACAAGTAAAATTAAGAATGTGTAAGATTTTGACATGCACATCTTGCAAAAGAGATTATACGTCATATAACATAGTCCGAGTCTTGTGTTATGTGCTTCATCCCCAACATAACATTAGAAGGATGTCGCACACCACACTTGTACTTAGGTTATCAATTTAATACCACGTCAATAGAcaccaataaataaataacatagaaGTGGCTCAATTTGTGTATTGTGTTTAGGTGATATTAGTGGTTGTTTTTATGCGTGTACTTCATTGTCAAGATAAGATATATTTGCTGTACATATGGTTAGAATTAATGGTCGAACAAGACATTAAAGAATTTGGTTTGCTACTACTTACTACTCCTTTACATGAGTTTGGTTTGTTTCAAAGATGGTGAGTCAACAATGTAATGAAAATATGGCTTAAGTGGTAATAATATCTGTGTGTGTTCCACTTAAATGTATTGTTTTGTAAGTGCAGTTTGAACCTTCCCTAACTAACTGGCAGAATTATATATGATCCTACCATTCAATTTTAGAGGCTCATTTAATAGATTCATAACAAACAACCAACTCAGCCATAAAAACGGTGATAAACTCAATTAACATCCTCCAATAATCACAAAAAATAATACTGATATAAGTCACCTATGTATCATTAACTATCCTCTATAGTAGTTTATAGTATAAATATTGCATGCTTGTGAGAATTGTAACTCAAGCTAAGTCTTCAAACATTTCCACTTCTAAACTACTTTTGTTCATTTTTTCAATCATGAGAAGGGCTTTCTTTTTTCCTTTGTTGCTTCTTGTAACATTCTTTTATGCTACTTCTATTTTAGCAAGAGATGATCCCTCAGGTTTGTCATTTTCacattcacacattcatattTCTCCCATATTTGGTAAAAAGAGTATATAAAAATTTATgacatgaaaaaatatataatttgttgTCACTTGTGATAGTAATTTTGCATTTATTGTGTAGGGACTGAAGTGAGCACAGAAGGGAAGCTTGCAAATGAAGGGGTGACAAAGCCAATCCTAGAAGGGCCAAATGAAGATGAAAAATTCAAAGGATATTTTTATCTAAAACACAAACTCAAAGGATATTTTCACAAGAAACCAATTTATTATAAGCCTATACCAAAATACATTCCAACCTATAAACCATTCCACAAaccaatcataggtgaaaaaccAATCCCCTCTGCTGTTGAGCCAGAGGCATTTCTTAAGCATAAGCATTATTTCTTCAAAAAGCCTATTGTTCCCATTGTTAAACCTGTTTATGTTCCAATTTACAAGCCAGTTCCTAAGGTTATTCCAATTTACAAGCCTATTCCAATTTACAAACCTATTCCAAAGGTGATTCCAATTGTTAAGCCAATTCATTAATCAGTTTGATAGAAGAAATTAATGTATCTCAAGTGTTTCGTGGAAGTACCATGCTTGAAAAGTTAAATAATCAATTCTTAAAGCTTTTACATATAAATAGCTTCACCTCTCCTATTTATATCTTgtgtaatttttatttctttgagAGAACTTACCATGTGTTGTGTATTACTTAATGTTTTCACCTTAATAAAGTTCTCAACGTGCCAATTGTCATTGatattatatttctttttatatttattattatctaCTATATTATTGTGTATGTGTTTGTCTTGGAAATTGGTACACAACACTATtctctttttaaaggttactttgcgaGATCAACTAAGGAATCTTAGAACAGCACTTTTGTTTCAGAGTTTTTACAAGAGTTTTTAAATATTGTAGTTTGAAAAGAAGGTGCTTAACACGGCACCAAATACTCTCAACGTCAAAATTGGTGTTTTCGCAAATAGTTGTGAAAGATCAAAGCGAAAAGTTAAACATAAATAGCAAGACTTAAAAGTAAATGACATAACATTAAAATTTGCATTAAAAATACGTGATTCAAACGTACATAGTTCTTGTTTGACTCATTTCGCTCGTTCGCTTGGGTACTTTGAGTGTTTAGCGTATAGGCGTTCGCAAGTTTGGACCTTTAAAACTATGTacaaagtcctttatttataatacAGAGAAATAACTACTTCATGGTGGTTTTCAACCAGCTGGAACTCCACGTTCTTCTTTCTAACTTCTCCTATGAACACCCACGTTCTCCATTCGTATTTCCTTTTCCTCAAAAATCCTCGCCCTTTTCCTCAAAAATCCTCACGCTCATGACTTGGGCTGCTTATTCAGTCTTGGACTTTTGAGTGCTTTCAGGTCCAATTGACTATTGATAGACTCTTCCTTGGTTGACTAAGATTATGCTCGACTTGAGTATTTCTCTCACACCATCGAACCCTTTGGATCCTTTTCTATTAGCTGGATTTTAGTCTTTGTCGAAAATCccacaaatattatattttagtGATAAGAAGTGATGTACGGTCTTTAACTATATTTATctgtattaataaaaataaaaaagatcaacTAACATTTTAACTATTTAGCTAATTAACACATTATTTTGACAAGTATTTAACATAAGTCTCTCATAGGTCCATTTTTTTATGTTACACTATAATTGTGCATTTGCGACTGTATAAGAATCCATACGATTGGTCATGAGTAATAGATTGATCGAATACCTTTTTTAGCATTGTTGCAAGTAAAACTTTCATCTTCGAATTTGAAATACTtaagaatttttctttacccacctccctatgtgGGAAACCCCCACCGAAATCCtaaaactgcccctgcttcggagatgcatctccgaagttattttttttttgttttttttttttagttcggaaatgaatctccgaaaacatcaaaaatttgatgttttcggagattcatttccgaactaaaaaaattcaaaatccgtgcatattttcggaagttcatttccgaaactgttgctgcatatacaaatttccctccttcactttttcatcatttttctccaaaaacttatcaaaaccctctctaaaccctatcaatctccatcaatttttcgccctaaaagcaagtttcaaaccgttgatcacgttaaagggggcatagaaagctacaatttcaggtaaacatctctcatttcatcccctatttcactacattgattcaacaaatttatgctgaaaactgatatggttcggaagttcatttccgaaatatattacctaacaaatttcggaaatgaacttctgaaatatgCCATggcagtttaaaaaaaaacagttttggccaattttgctaatttttgcatttgctaggtatggtgcatccggacaacattgtgcaagacgatggagtattaaatccggaaattgtcaacgttaataacgatccggttattgacgctactcctatgatcaatgcggtcgatgttaggcaacattttacaaatgatcggagcttcgttagtcgagaacaattgattgattgggttcgaaacgaagctagtaaacttggatttggaattgtcattttaaggtcggacaacggaaatagtaggcggaaagctttcgttgttttgaattgcgaacgtggTGGTAGTTATGTGCAATCAAACcgtgtgctaaaacacgaggacacgggatcgagaaagtgcgggtgtccttttaagttgcgtgctaatcggagggttgatgatttgtggcggttaaccgtaatttgtggaatgcataatcatgccttggatgtcaagttacacgggcatccaatggcgtgtcgtttgtcccgcgaagagaggaatgtgatatcggacctaacgatagtcaaagtggcgcctcgcaacatacttgccgatttgaagcgtaagaaaccggatagcgtttcaaatatcaagcaagtttacaatgaacggcacaatctcaaggttttgaatatgggTCCTCGGtctgaaatgcaacaacttttgaaacttctaggcgataacaattacgtttcaagcttccgaacctccgaggacaaagttaccgtgcgtgatattttttggactcatcccgaaagtatcaaattgttcaacatatttccaaccgttctagtcatggattcgacgtacaagacaaacaagtataggcttcctcttctagagatcgtcggtgtgacctcgacggacaagacttattcgacggacaagacttacgtcgaatccaccattcttgacaaagttagagaaaaagtcgtgtgcgcttggacaaatcgggttagacatcttggttgcaccacgactaaccgagttgaatccgcacatgcggtcttcaagaggtggttgggtgatagtaaGGGAGATTTATGTCGCGGGTGGGACACCGTGaatcaaatgcttgaaaatcaacacaatgaaattcaaacatcgttcggtcggagcaagacggtcatGGAACActggtataagggccaaattctattctcccaattgatttacaacatatctcgaacgggtttgaattttttgtttcatgaagctaagcggtcggagaccacgggggcggatagttctttatgtgggtgcaccattagaactacatacggccttccgtgtgcttgtataatttcaaaaaagaaggagttgaattcaccaatacgcatggatgaggtagccgaccattggaagaaacttcgttttaaTGATTTTGACCCGCAgaaggaaaatgactccaaaatcaccatctccgacgagttggaagtgataatggagaagtttgctaaggcggacgacacaacaaaattgcacataaaagaacaattgcgaaagatcgcgtttccggagaccaccgatttgaaaccgccatctcaaccggttaagacgaaaggtgcaccaaaaaagtcaaaaattacacaagatgacaattcaacaaaacgatctccttcctactttgaacatgttgattcaTCGTTGCCGGAAATTCAAGAGACACCGAAGTCcacgtgtagtggtaacaaaggagcccgtatttcgaagccacctcgcacaccgccgatcaaaaaatcaccgattgtctatattgatgagatgccacttttcatgcacaaatatatcgataacatcgttgatgttggaggcgacggtaattgtggatatcgggccgttgcgggtttgctcggtaaaggggaaaataatcacactttagtccgacgggagctcattgcggagttgactttgTATCGGgatatctacggccgactatatgaaaatcaagaaaagtttgcaaaaattcatgatgcacttgttccatcacttaccggtatcactccggtttcgaagtggatgtcattccccgagatgggtcatctaatagcaagtgcatatgatatggtgtgcgtcgatttgacgaggttcggattatgtgagactttctttccacttcatagtcgaccgccgttggacgcgtcgggccgcgtcatatgcatcgggtatctacaatcgcggcacttcgttcaagtgtttttgaaaccgggttgtcctataccggctacttcttgtcaatggacggcacatcgttcaaatgaggcggagacttggccggatccgttcgttgcgaggatggcggagtttgaagaaatgatgagcaaggagcgcgagcaaaatagagagcgttcgaagaacgtgcctattttcgacttaggatccaccgattggttcggtgaattttagttcgttccggatcgttttttgtttgtaacgatcattttttgtatgtattgttgtttatcatgtaaaatcggacagattcaatacatatataatataagtatgttttatgtcatctttgtgtAATTTATGCCTATTTTGAATGCTTTTGGTATTGGTAACACAAAACtgaatgcaatgcacaaaatttgaaatttgcctctgtttctgcataattcggaaatgaacttccgaaatatacatgtctggagcctattttcggaagttcatttccgaaatgtcccctgatgcAGGATAagatttgttgggccatcaatgctccaataagtctataaataccacacactcttcttcatcctcttcacaccacaaaacacaaatgacacaaacctaccctcacctagcattcgtctactttgaaaccggctacccgatgccgttctaatttcgcttctcgcgtgacacgccgtttgcggaattgataccgtcgctcaacacgcttttgcgctatcccgagaattgaaaggttgtcaagctcgagtaccgctctccatcgcttaacgacgagggagacattaagttcacaccttttgagatcaagaacgacgaaggcttagcggttatgtggacaacgttcgaccgattttcttcgaaaggcccgatcgagttggacgccaaacttcaaagatcggcggacgacgttatcaaaatgttgactcatccccacctacccgtgttcaacaatatgtaactttgattttcagtaatattatcgttgtaatcttcacccgattaaataaagcgaatcgttgttatttttcattttgcttctgtccagacataacttcggaagtgcatttccgaattccatcatggggggtgcgctcggagatgaacttccgaaacaccacattttctgaaaatttaactttatttcggagatgcatctccgaaatcaattttttatattaaaaaaaacactttttcggaagttcatttccgaaaacaccttttttgcaaaaaaaaagtaccgtttcggaaatgaacttccgaaacaaggggtagtgtggtaaattcactaggggtgggcaagaaggttaggaggtggctaaagaaattctcATACTTAAACATTCTCAAAGCTAATATATGTATATCCTCATTCAAAGGGTATAGAGATTCTTTAAAACCCATCATATTTTGAATATGATATACAAGTCTTGAAGTCATTAAAAGAGGTTATGAATTCAATAAGGAGTTATCAAATGGCCATGAGAAGAAACTTGTACAAAAAACATATAATGGTTAGTCTAAGGGTTACTATAAGCCACATACAATGCAACAAAACATAGATTTTTTAACGAATTTTTTTATCTCAGTTGAATGCGAGGTCGAGGGGAAAACAATGAGTGTCCTATTACAAAACGTGCATACGACAACGTCAAATTCACCACGGTACTTCAATATACCGTGGTGACATATCTAAATTGAGgtgctaattttttttattttttaattaaaaaacattaaCATATAATAACGGTGGATCATTTAACTGTGAACCGTGGTGATAAAATGAAACTTTTATGGGTTCGAACCTCAGCGctctcaaatattttattcctttaatGTTAAGACGCGCCTTTTcgtttttatttacttttaaataaataataaaagggaTATCACCACGGTTGAAAGTTTTAACCATTGTGAAATAGTATACTCATATATCAGCGAATTAACTCTCACTTTTTTACAGTAGCACCGTATCCTTCGCGGGTAAACCCTAGCacccattttttctcttcttcttcgtcaTTAGTCGTGATTCTTGTTTTCAATACATAACATATTATTCTTCTTCCATCTTCTTGTTAGATAGTTCCTGATTATCTCTTTTGTTGCATCTTGATGAATGTTCTCTGTTTCTTAGATCCATCTTCACGACCTTAACAGGAATAAAGTACAAGAAGTATGAAGCTATGTAGAAAACTTCATCCATCTTGTACTTTTTCTTCAAGGCTTCACAACAATATGAACTTAATACTTTGTTACAGTTCCACGACTTCATGTATATCCATTGATGATGTAAGAtgttagtatttttattttattgcatGTATTTATTGTTGAAAATTAAGTTTGCGGTTTCACATCTTGATAACTTTCATGGTATTTATAGGAATCAAACCAAGAACAATACATTGTTAAGTCACAAAAAAAGTAAATGAAGAAACAACAGCAGCAAACTTCATATAGTTTGAGAACCTATGAGAAGAAATATAAGAAGTATGAAGTTGTTGTGTAAACTTCTTACTCcttatatttctttctttttcattgcTTCTCAACCTAGATGAACCTTATCAATGATTCATGTTCCATGTACGATTAGTTTCAATACAAGTTGCGTCCTAGAAACATTTTATAATATCTGGTTCTGTTGTATATGTTATTTTGTTTATAACTGcttttgtatgttgttgttgttgattaatgttctCAAAGCAAGAAGAttatttgagtttattatattctttgtagattgtttgtttcactaatcctcacttaaaatacattcatttaaattgacatagataCTTATAATATGCAAATTAAGTTGttcttgaaaaccaacttatatccatcaatttttttaaaatatttgcgTCTTATCTTTCATTTTGTACTCTTTTACTTGTAGAATATGATATAATGGCCTTAAATGCATCGCTATCTTCAATTATAGTTAAATTTATACAATACAATTAATTAGATTATCTGCCTCATTATAATCGTAATTTTTATGATGTTGTATCATCATAAAAACTATGATGATAAGTGATGATGACGAAACCAATTATCCAATGCCTTGTTATTATTGAAATTTAACTATAATCGAAGATAGCAATGTATCGAATAAGTTAGACCAATAAATCACATTGTATATGTAAAAGAGCATGAAATGAACAATGAGATGCATGCAATCAGAAAACAATGGTTTGTATAAGTTGGAAGCTCATAACTTCTTCACCAAGTCACCATTTTTCATGCTCCAAAGATCAAATTGAATAGCAAATTACATACAACAAATTTGTCCTTGAGGATGAATTTCCAAAAGATGCAAAAGTTTTGAGTTATGAAGCCATGAAGTTAGTGCCTCAATTACCAACACTTAGTGAAATTCTCAAGGCAGTTTTGATCCTTAAAAGTTCTTGACTTTCAGGCCATTTTCAACAATGATCCCTTGTGAATTCAGATATACTccgaacatgaaagttgtagaggatgttttaggttttccaaaaagtgcaagaactcatTCATAGCATGTGTGAGCTAGGAGTTTCAAATTTaagaagaagacgccatggaagATGTTCTTAAGGCCATTTTCATGTTCTAAACCAAGTTCAAACCAAAGCCATACCACAAGATCTCACTTTACAAGTCCTATAACTTGTAAATCTCAACATAATTGAGTAATTACATAGATCCTTAATGCATTGCACAAGAATTATAAGCTTTATCCATTGCATGATGCTATTTTGGGATGAATTTGCAAAAATTCATATATCCAATTTCATAAAGATCACCTTTtctcaacaaatcttgattaaagcTTGCTAAATTGATTTTGCTTGGATATTACTTCATCTAAACTTCAGAGGCAATCCCCTAATTTCAGGATAGCATGGCACATTCC contains:
- the LOC131601832 gene encoding repetitive proline-rich cell wall protein-like, with the protein product MRRAFFFPLLLLVTFFYATSILARDDPSGTEVSTEGKLANEGVTKPILEGPNEDEKFKGYFYLKHKLKGYFHKKPIYYKPIPKYIPTYKPFHKPIIGEKPIPSAVEPEAFLKHKHYFFKKPIVPIVKPVYVPIYKPVPKVIPIYKPIPIYKPIPKVIPIVKPIH
- the LOC131604991 gene encoding uncharacterized protein LOC131604991, with product MVHPDNIVQDDGVLNPEIVNVNNDPVIDATPMINAVDVRQHFTNDRSFVSREQLIDWVRNEASKLGFGIVILRSDNGNSRRKAFVVLNCERGGSYVQSNRVLKHEDTGSRKCGCPFKLRANRRVDDLWRLTVICGMHNHALDVKLHGHPMACRLSREERNVISDLTIVKVAPRNILADLKRKKPDSVSNIKQVYNERHNLKESNQEQYIVKSQKK